In Gadus chalcogrammus isolate NIFS_2021 chromosome 1, NIFS_Gcha_1.0, whole genome shotgun sequence, the sequence attttggtgttagagcagctgcagtagttcgcaattggtccactccgcACACtgaacttgaccgctgtcaaggatggtggatttattgcctgattcacgtctttgttatcactctgTAGTACTTACAATAGcctggtaacttatcaaccccagcgtgtccgttTGCAAAGCGatgggacatgggtgtttatggGTGACAAGgttgggttcatgtgttcgCGTATCGTCGTGTCCGCATAACTGAGATAACTTTGCAAGAGGGGTTGCTGTGTTGGTCAGCATTAGGCCTGGTGGAGTTACATGACTGTCTGACCCTGCCTCTTGAAGCTCAATGGCAATTGGCACTCTCAATCTATAGGCTCTGGCAATTAGTATTAGAAATAGGATTTTACCAATATCCTTCAGACAGAGCTCTGTAGAAAATACCACAAAACATATTTCCCATCATTATTGCTGTTTTTGTCTACAAAGTAGTCGACAATTTTCATATCCTGGGGTGGAGTAGATGCAAACTTTGTGTATCAAACCAAAAAGATCAAATGAACTGTGGTACAATGATTATTTGCCTTGTTCTATCAGACTTGCACAAGGCCTGCGTCTACGTCAAGTGGACATGATCAATGATGACATTTCTGGAAGCTCAGCAACCCTGTCCAAGATGGCTCAAAAGCTGCGAGATGTGTGCACTACTGTCCCCCAACGGGGTCtgtgttacttcaattgtacatctgtaaaaccgattcctgaagctttgcttaacgatagaagggacaaataggtcatcagttggcactagggtataatacattttattgaggaTTTGGCTTGCCTGCCGCCGTTGTCATTGGTGGAAAGTCTATTGCATTGATGGATTGCAAGTTTACAACCACAAGCAAGATTGCCAGTTAGgacaattccgttttttttaactgcaagaaACACTTTTATCACATCTACACCAGATGATGCTGTTGCAAATAGTGTAGGTACTGCCGggagttgaacccagggtctcctgTTTACAAGACAGGCGCTTTCACCAGCTAAGCCACAGTACCCCTATTGTAATGATTACTTGAGACACCAATGAAAAAGGTCTCATGTAGCGTGACCCGATCATGAGTTAAGCTATCAGAACTGGCGGCTAAAGGAATTCCAATTGAGTAGGTTACTTACATTATACAACTTACTGATGTGATTAgaacactgcctcttctgtgaacTAGACAGTCACTATGACAGTCCCAGCCACAGCACCCCTCTCGGTTCAGGAGAAATGCTTCAGCAAATGATTGGGAAGACAACGAAAGAGGTCTGCAGTACCATGACATATTTCTGTTGATCCTTTAAACAGTCCCTTAAACAtacactgattaacctgtaccgttgacggcaggattcgaacctgcgcggggagaccccaatggatttctagtccatcaccTTAACCACACAGTTTCGACAGTTCAATTCTCtatcttgttcaaacattagcattctgcaacatttttggtaggtacagcattgcgtgacctcattttgtTTAGACATTCATTACACAGTAACATtcagcaatgtttcgtgatcggatcatttttgaaTTCTACCTTTTAAATGGGATTCATCCATATTCAACGCGTCACCTACactacaatttggagatgccggggattgaacccgggacctcataCAAGcgaagcatgcgctctaccactgagctacaacCCCTTTTTGTAATAATTACTACATCTCTACTCTCAATacctgaagctttgcttaatgatacagccaataaataggttgacttgcactaggccatcctaagagatgaagatatttgGCCTGCCTGCTAAAAGCAGAGGTGGTAAACTGGTGTGGTAGATTTCAATCATGGAGCGGGGgatccaatggatttctagtgcatcagcttaaccgcttggccaggacaatggtgcttatcgacctcaagtctatcagttgttcgaacagtaacagactgaaacgcttgaggctgtgtgatcaaattgtgaaatagtcctacacccttgaccacagcttgctttgatcacatcttagtgatcggacctcagcactcctacatgggaagctttacagatgagccgaaaacagattacttcaattgtacatgtggcaaccgatacatgaaagtttgcttaacgatacaagaggggaaatcggttattgactggcagtacggtatcatacatttcttagagaagtagtctgcgtacagatagcagaactggccaacgcttgtcggcaggcctgaatcttcgtcgtgacacaacaatgtttttctcttctgtGGCTGTCAACACTAAGTGCATAAACGTACCGTACTCATATCAATGTGTTGAccggcactagcttttgagcgcacactagcttttgagcgcacaaaaGCGTGGGCTTTTGAAATCGCAcacactgattaacctgtatcGTTGACGACAACACAGTTTCAATTCTCTCACTTGTTTTGAACATTAGCATTCGGCAACATCTTTGGTAGgttaagcattgcgtgacctcatttgatcaaaatagcactcacctgacttttctagggcaatcaaatggagatgccggggattgaacccggggcctCATACATGCATAGCATGcgcactaccactgagctacaacCCCTTACTGCTCGAGAATGTACAATTTTAAAGCGGCTTCGGAACACACCAAGGGTTTTCTCGTACATGGCATTCAGCACTTGGACCTGACAACACTAGTCTTCAGATCTATCAGAccttgaaatatttacattttatgtttggagaacatgttctcaaaaaacattgaatgcTAAGAGCCTGTCCAGATAATGCCAGGTTTTAAATATGGCGCCTTCTACATGGTTagattaacatatttgcactgatttcatgaAGTCTATGAGTCTAGAAGTGTATATATTGGCTGACCAAGGGAATGAAAACTTGTAATCAGATAGAACCGTTGTCGGCAGttttcgaacctgcgcggggtaccccaatggatttctagtccatcgccttaaccactcggccaaaAAAGGGGCAAAAGGGACTGCCCGGCcgggggaaaagaaaaaaagagagaggaaagaggggggaaagagagaaaaagaaaaggagaaaaaaggaggaaaacgtGCACTATATCATTTTTTATCACCTCTCTTATCTTTTCAACATTGTTTACACACAGTATCATcactttaattttcatgtcttttgcaggattcgaacctgggCTCTGGCGATATCGCTTGCATCTTCGCTTGTTCTCGAGtcacgtgtccccccccccctcccagatacacacacggacTCTAACTCCACTACACACTTAATTAACATAAAAGCCCTTGTGTTACAGTAACACACAATTATCTTTACACATTGCACATACACTTTCTGcacattctttctttttatatatggttatactatatgtcttatttatcttaTGTTGACTGTTTGTTGTGCAATTACATGTTCCGCACCAACTTACCCACAAATAATTCCTGGTTGATGCAAACCTTCCTGGCAATAAAGCTTATTCTGATTCTGACTGGCTTTAGTTTTAACAATCACATTCAATTATGGATGACACTCACTGTCCTGGTATTCAAGAGGAAATTAAATAAAGACGTGAAGGCTGTTCTTGGctcaaatacaattattaaactttattttaaCGACAGAGACgaacaacagagagacagacagagagacagagaggaacaacaaagagacagacagacagaaagacagcaacTACACACTATTCCTCCACTCTTCCAGGGTCATTCCTGAGGCAGGACAATACCACCGCCCCTTCAGCTGGGTGTGTCCAGTGACTTTATTTTTGGCCTGGCCGCACCCCTTGCAGGTATAGTGGTAGTTCTCTTTTCTCAGCCTCTTCCGTGCCGGATCCCCCCTTGACGTaagctcctcatcctcctgggcAGCTTTATTGAGCCTCCAGGCGCGTGCCCTTGGCTGGGATGGAGGAGCATCAGGAGATAGGGAATTAGGAAACGGAGGAGcttgaggaagtggaggagcatgaaatggaggagcatgaggataTGGAGGAGCatatggaggagcatgaggataTGGAGGAGCatatggaggagcatgaggatatggagtagaaatgtaaaatggaggagcatgaggaagtggaggtgcaTGAGGATATGGAAATGGAAAGTGCGGATATGGGGGAAGATGAGGAAATGGAGGAAGTGGCCCAAATTGTGGAGGGAACTGGGGAGGTGGAGATGGCGGAGGCTTGTTCGCCGCTAGAGTGCGCTGGCGGGGGAAAGCTTCCCCCTCGTGATTTTCCGGCTCCTCAaatgtcattgccccatgtgCATGTTGCACAGGGGCAGCCGGAAGGGTGTTCAGAGCAGGGAGAGGCTCCTCTGCCAGGTGCACCTGTTTGGGCAGTACAGTGCCTTGCAGCAGCATGTCCCTGTCCTTCCTTTTATCCCTCCTAAGCAGCCTACAACAcaaacattcattattttatgtaaGCCTATCCTCCCTCCCTAAGGTTATTACATATTTTCTAACGAGCATGCAGGTGGAGGTTTTCCTTGAGGTTAAATCTTTATAAACTGTCTTGAGTGTATGGGAAAGGTAAATGAAATAGCACATACCATGAAGAGACTGTGGTGTTGTTTACTGGCACCAGAACCAGGTCTGTGTCATCACAGACAACCCTGCTGTCCTCAAGCAGCTGTTTGATGTGGCTGTACACGCTTACGATGGACTGAGGGATGGGCATTGTTTTCCCCTTTGTGTCCTTTGGCCTGTTGCGTGACTGCTCAAACTCTTTTAAGAGTCTgaggcagacacactcacagaccctGTGAACTTCGGGGTCCTGGGCTGCTTGGCCATGAGTCATGTACAGCCTGTGGGAGAGAAGGATGATATGATATGTACTGTGAACAAGGATATAAAGTCATGAAGAACCAAGTGACAATGTCAACAGggatttcaataaaataatctacacataataaatacatttcataaAATGATATCAAATTGTGGTCAAGCACCTCTCTGCCGCCTGCTGTCCAGGAGCAGAGCCACTCGGCTTCCTCGGCGCTCTCCATGGTCCTCCTGACGCATGCGACTTCTTCTTTGCCTTCTGGCTGTACCTGAACGGTGAAAGAGACATCCATATGCTTAATTCATTCCATGGAATGTATGTTTAATTTtggtgtaataataataataattactatttTGTACCTTGAAGGTTTCCGATCCATCGCATGTAAAGCCGCGTACAGGCGAACTATGTCCGCCTCCTCCTTGGCTGACAAGGCCGTGATGGTGCGGTTTAATCCGAGTAGGTAGGCAGCAAGGGCATCTACTGCGTCCCACCCCGGAACGCCCCTCGAATCACATTGGCTGGTCTGAAAAGTgataagagagaaaaagaaaaaagaagcaaaTAAATGTACACTCTTGTTTCTAATATGTGAGCAATGCTAATTTTACATTCATTTAtcttattgtatgttattgACCTCTGTGACAGAGGCAGGCATGCTGATGGCAGGCATGCTGATGGCAGGCACGCTGATGGCAGGCACGCTGATGGCAGGCACGCTGATGGCAGGCATGCTGATggcatcatcctcctcctcctcctcctcctcctcctccagcaccggcAAGGGGATTTCTGAGATGGAGGCCTGTGATGGAGCCAGCAGGTCGCCTCTATTGGTCTGCTCCAATAAATATTCCACGGCTATGCGTTCGCCTGTAACCAGCATAGACACAAAGATAAAGAAAggacatacatactgtacatacatccATCTCCTACATGAATAGCACAATCTTTGCACTCAAGAAATGCATGTCCTCTGGGTAGGGGGGTGCCTAAGAAAAAGAGGAGGGGATGTAATACTCCGGGCAACCAGTGTTGCTCTGAGATCTCTCTTACCAGTAGGTTTCCCA encodes:
- the LOC130390932 gene encoding proline-rich protein 12-like, with the protein product MTHGQAAQDPEVHRVCECVCLRLLKEFEQSRNRPKDTKGKTMPIPQSIVSVYSHIKQLLEDSRVVCDDTDLVLVPVNNTTVSSWLLRRDKRKDRDMLLQGTVLPKQVHLAEEPLPALNTLPAAPVQHAHGAMTFEEPENHEGEAFPRQRTLAANKPPPSPPPQFPPQFGPLPPFPHLPPYPHFPFPYPHAPPLPHAPPFYISTPYPHAPPYAPPYPHAPPYAPPYPHAPPFHAPPLPQAPPFPNSLSPDAPPSQPRARAWRLNKAAQEDEELTSRGDPARKRLRKENYHYTCKGCGQAKNKVTGHTQLKGRWYCPASGMTLEEWRNSV
- the LOC130391031 gene encoding uncharacterized protein LOC130391031 isoform X2 produces the protein MQMYMLEGISRWNMGRAKEAVDVEGASTLRSFDVRLMSHLNNLSQRVHGCALVPEFTLPGKPTGERIAVEYLLEQTNRGDLLAPSQASISEIPLPVLEEEEEEEEEDDAISMPAISVPAISVPAISVPAISMPAISMPASVTETSQCDSRGVPGWDAVDALAAYLLGLNRTITALSAKEEADIVRLYAALHAMDRKPSRYKIVIIIIITPKLNIHSME